A genomic segment from Lignipirellula cremea encodes:
- a CDS encoding DUF1501 domain-containing protein, translating to MHNGLPRRTFLAASAAACMGLPGSTPALAGSAPARTRRAKSTILFFLCGGASHIDTWDMKPQAPVEYRGEFEALPTSAPGVSLCEHLPLTAQQAHHLAVVQGVTDGGLATGDHHAGYYYNLTGHAPDTTFRTQGNDRRPQADDWPFIGSVVGSRRPPHRSLPQVITLPYMPSRAPYTRPGQFAARLGVEHDPFYLMGDHAQPLEFASPSLSLSEGLTPGRLDNRRALLQAFDNAQRNFVGAGMSQLGKQQQKAFTLLQSPATANAFDLTQEPAALRARYGETLNGMSLLMARRLVEAEVPFVTVFWRVDDRLRSKCRSGGGWDTHGNNFQCLKENLLPEFDQGYSALLEDLNQRGMLDETLVMVTSEMGRKPLVGDRRSGGVTGAGRDHWTRCMSVLLAGGGIQGGQVFGETDAKAEGPLHRPVSPADVAHTVYHAMGINDLMIEDSLGRPISLLETGQPLTQLF from the coding sequence ATGCACAATGGCCTTCCTCGTCGCACTTTTCTGGCGGCTTCAGCTGCTGCCTGTATGGGACTGCCGGGGAGTACGCCCGCACTGGCCGGTTCGGCGCCGGCCCGCACCCGACGGGCCAAATCGACGATCCTGTTTTTCCTGTGCGGCGGGGCTTCGCATATCGATACGTGGGACATGAAGCCCCAGGCGCCAGTCGAATACCGGGGTGAGTTTGAAGCCCTGCCGACCTCCGCGCCCGGCGTTTCTTTGTGTGAGCATTTGCCGCTGACCGCCCAGCAGGCGCATCACCTGGCCGTGGTGCAAGGCGTCACCGACGGCGGGCTGGCGACGGGTGATCATCATGCGGGTTACTATTACAACCTGACAGGGCACGCCCCCGATACGACCTTTCGGACGCAGGGGAACGATCGTCGACCACAGGCCGACGACTGGCCGTTCATCGGTTCGGTGGTCGGCTCCCGCCGACCGCCCCATCGCTCGCTGCCGCAAGTGATCACGCTGCCCTATATGCCTAGTCGTGCGCCGTACACGCGGCCGGGCCAGTTTGCCGCCCGGTTGGGAGTCGAACATGACCCGTTCTATCTGATGGGCGACCATGCCCAGCCGCTGGAATTCGCCAGTCCATCGTTGTCGCTGTCAGAGGGACTTACGCCTGGCCGGCTCGACAATCGGCGGGCCCTGCTGCAGGCGTTTGACAATGCGCAGCGCAATTTTGTCGGCGCGGGGATGTCGCAACTGGGCAAGCAGCAGCAAAAGGCGTTTACCCTGCTGCAGTCGCCGGCCACGGCGAATGCCTTTGACCTGACCCAGGAGCCGGCCGCGCTCCGGGCGCGGTACGGTGAAACGCTGAACGGAATGAGCCTGCTGATGGCCCGGCGGCTGGTCGAAGCAGAGGTGCCCTTTGTCACCGTGTTCTGGCGGGTCGACGATCGGCTGCGATCCAAGTGCCGCAGCGGCGGCGGCTGGGACACGCACGGGAATAACTTCCAGTGCCTGAAAGAGAACCTGCTGCCCGAGTTTGACCAGGGCTATTCGGCCCTGCTCGAAGACCTGAACCAGCGCGGCATGCTCGACGAAACGCTGGTTATGGTCACCAGCGAAATGGGCCGCAAGCCGCTGGTCGGCGATCGCCGGTCCGGCGGCGTAACGGGCGCCGGTCGCGACCATTGGACCCGCTGCATGAGCGTGCTGCTGGCCGGCGGCGGCATCCAGGGCGGCCAGGTTTTTGGCGAGACCGACGCCAAAGCAGAGGGGCCCTTGCATCGCCCCGTCAGCCCCGCCGACGTCGCCCACACGGTCTACCACGCCATGGGCATCAACGACCTGATGATCGAAGACAGCCTCGGCCGCCCCATCAGCCTGCTCGAAACGGGCCAGCCGCTGACACAGCTGTTTTGA
- a CDS encoding DUF1501 domain-containing protein, which produces MLSIYDPQPARNCQGFQRREFLRIGGAGMLGLSLPGLVGRSAWSNEGLRNYVTGKSVVFLFLGGGPSHIELFDPKPTAPSEFRSITGETPTVHPGVSFGGTFPQLASLADKFSIVRSFQSKNGGHEYVAVTTARNPTEATLGALYTRVTGVNHPQTGAPLHTLVLPEAVAPDGFPIGRNFETGHLPGLSQPGSLGSNFQAFSPSGGGPLKQNMEMAIPADRFRDRRQVLSQLDRLRRRMDSDGRIDTLDKMQQQAYDVITGGVAQAFDLNQENPKTVAAYDTSHCFKNAEVQRWGDMRRSTNLLGRQMLLARRLVESGCGFVTVSDCGWDMHSNGNSPKGLGGMNWLGPQVDHAVAAFIRDCEDRGLSDKVLLVVTGEMGRTPRINNNGGRDHYGELTPLLLYGGGLRMGQVVGQSDSNASRPATEPYNPGHLLSTIMHTLFDLGQLRLDQSLPRDVAAAIQSGEPILPLMA; this is translated from the coding sequence ATGCTGTCGATCTATGATCCCCAACCAGCCCGCAATTGCCAGGGCTTTCAGCGGCGTGAGTTCTTGCGAATCGGCGGCGCCGGCATGCTGGGCCTGTCCTTGCCGGGACTGGTGGGCCGCTCGGCCTGGTCGAACGAAGGCTTGCGGAACTATGTGACGGGAAAATCGGTCGTCTTTCTGTTCCTGGGCGGCGGACCCTCGCACATTGAACTGTTCGACCCCAAGCCAACCGCGCCGTCGGAATTTCGCAGCATTACGGGCGAAACGCCGACCGTGCATCCGGGCGTATCGTTCGGCGGCACCTTCCCGCAGTTAGCTTCGCTGGCGGACAAGTTCTCGATCGTCCGTTCGTTCCAGTCGAAAAACGGCGGCCATGAGTATGTGGCCGTAACGACGGCCCGGAATCCGACTGAAGCGACGCTGGGAGCTTTATACACACGTGTGACGGGCGTGAATCATCCGCAGACCGGCGCGCCGTTGCATACGCTGGTGCTGCCGGAGGCGGTGGCGCCGGACGGCTTTCCGATCGGCCGTAACTTTGAGACAGGCCATCTGCCGGGTCTGAGTCAGCCCGGTTCGCTGGGCTCCAACTTTCAGGCTTTCAGCCCCAGCGGCGGCGGACCGCTGAAGCAGAATATGGAAATGGCGATCCCGGCCGACCGTTTCCGCGATCGTCGCCAGGTGCTGTCGCAACTCGACCGTTTGCGCCGGCGGATGGACTCCGACGGCCGCATCGATACGCTCGACAAAATGCAGCAACAGGCGTACGACGTAATCACCGGCGGAGTCGCCCAGGCGTTCGATCTCAACCAGGAAAATCCGAAAACGGTCGCCGCTTACGATACGAGCCACTGCTTCAAGAACGCCGAGGTGCAGCGCTGGGGCGACATGCGGCGGTCGACCAACCTGCTGGGACGGCAGATGCTGCTGGCCCGTCGCCTGGTGGAATCGGGTTGCGGCTTTGTTACCGTTTCTGATTGCGGCTGGGACATGCATAGCAACGGCAACAGCCCCAAAGGGCTGGGCGGCATGAACTGGCTGGGCCCGCAGGTCGACCATGCGGTCGCCGCCTTTATCCGTGATTGCGAAGACCGCGGACTAAGCGACAAGGTCCTGCTGGTGGTGACGGGCGAAATGGGCCGCACTCCGCGGATCAACAACAACGGCGGCCGCGACCACTATGGCGAGCTGACGCCGCTGTTGTTGTACGGCGGCGGCTTGCGGATGGGGCAGGTTGTTGGCCAGTCCGACAGCAACGCCTCCCGGCCGGCGACGGAGCCGTATAACCCCGGACACCTGCTCTCGACGATCATGCACACGCTGTTCGACCTGGGTCAGCTGCGTCTGGATCAGAGCCTGCCGCGCGACGTCGCAGCCGCGATCCAGTCCGGCGAACCGATCCTGCCGCTCATGGCGTAA
- a CDS encoding serine/threonine-protein kinase, translated as MAEVSADQLAQRILDADLLETSQIESCWAELGTRATTAREFGSLLLRRELLTNWQIDRLLSGKRDGYFFGDFRILYYVGAGTFARVYRARHRHTGAMSAVKVLRNRFANVPEVNESFRREAEMVKQLTHPNIVPVFEVAATRGAAYMVMDFVEGQNLREFMKIRGKLEILDALRITADIAAGLHYAFARGLTHRDLKLSNVLVSSRGQARIVDFGLAHDSEAGDETAGRSIDYAGLERCSNVRRNDKRSDIFFIGCMMYHMVSGVPALVETRDRLQRLSISRFTDIPPVSRHMPDVPHRVSAILSRAMDLNAGTRYQTPGEMQADIVAAIDMIQRGETETTVQDPAEVAATRSVALNSEGEGRTIMLIEGNYDTQDIIREQLKKRGYRVLVIGDPERAVARFENEEKAADCVIFGLSQLGAPGFQAFLKFARDDFTSRIPCVLIIEKSQKQFVLQNAPLEPHRVCITSPLKISELRKAIYVLIQRAPGSPVEP; from the coding sequence ATGGCAGAAGTTAGCGCTGATCAGCTGGCGCAGCGCATTCTGGACGCCGACCTGTTGGAAACCTCCCAGATTGAATCCTGCTGGGCGGAACTAGGCACGCGCGCGACTACCGCCCGCGAGTTTGGCAGCCTGTTGCTGCGGCGAGAGTTGTTGACCAACTGGCAGATTGATCGCTTGCTCAGTGGCAAACGCGACGGTTACTTTTTTGGCGATTTTCGCATCCTCTACTATGTCGGCGCCGGCACGTTTGCCCGCGTTTATCGGGCCCGCCATCGGCATACGGGCGCCATGTCCGCCGTCAAAGTGTTGCGCAATCGTTTCGCCAACGTACCCGAGGTGAACGAGAGTTTCCGCCGTGAAGCGGAAATGGTCAAGCAGCTGACTCACCCCAATATCGTGCCTGTGTTTGAAGTCGCCGCCACCCGCGGCGCCGCCTACATGGTGATGGATTTTGTCGAAGGACAGAACCTGCGCGAGTTTATGAAGATCCGCGGCAAGCTGGAAATCCTCGACGCCCTGCGGATCACCGCCGACATCGCGGCCGGTCTGCATTATGCATTTGCCCGCGGACTGACCCACCGCGATCTGAAGCTGTCGAACGTGCTGGTTTCCAGCCGGGGACAAGCCCGGATCGTGGACTTTGGCCTGGCGCACGACAGCGAAGCGGGCGACGAAACGGCCGGCCGAAGTATCGACTACGCGGGTCTGGAACGGTGCTCGAATGTGCGCCGCAACGACAAGCGGAGCGATATCTTTTTTATCGGCTGCATGATGTACCACATGGTCAGCGGCGTGCCCGCCCTGGTCGAAACTCGCGATCGCCTGCAGCGGTTAAGCATCAGTCGATTCACCGACATCCCTCCCGTGTCGCGGCACATGCCCGACGTGCCGCACCGGGTCTCCGCCATCCTCAGCCGAGCGATGGATCTGAACGCCGGCACCCGTTACCAGACGCCAGGCGAAATGCAGGCCGATATTGTCGCCGCCATCGACATGATCCAGCGCGGCGAAACCGAAACCACCGTGCAGGATCCGGCCGAGGTCGCCGCCACCCGCTCTGTCGCCCTCAATTCCGAAGGCGAAGGTCGCACGATCATGCTGATCGAAGGGAACTACGACACCCAGGATATCATCCGCGAACAGCTCAAAAAACGCGGCTACCGCGTGCTGGTCATTGGCGATCCCGAACGGGCCGTCGCCCGATTTGAGAACGAAGAAAAAGCAGCCGACTGCGTGATCTTTGGCCTCAGCCAGCTGGGCGCGCCCGGCTTCCAGGCGTTTCTCAAGTTTGCCCGGGATGATTTCACCAGCCGCATTCCGTGCGTGCTGATCATTGAAAAAAGCCAGAAGCAGTTCGTCCTGCAGAACGCTCCGCTGGAACCGCATCGCGTTTGCATCACGTCGCCTCTCAAAATCTCCGAACTGCGCAAGGCGATCTACGTGCTCATTCAGCGGGCCCCGGGTTCCCCGGTCGAGCCGTAA
- a CDS encoding tetratricopeptide repeat protein, protein MLKSCLTPACCLLLSSAILIAAEPNAKEDAQAKAVQHFQATSARAEAGDVDALYELAKLYSKGLGVARDEAHAVELFGKVAEKNDARGQSMLGVMYTNGRGVEIDYAVALGWFRKAAAQKSAHAQYNLGYMYSAGKGVERDPVIAAQWYRRAALQNDTGSQRILAGMYASGRGIPQDLPQAYAWNVLASERGDAAAQKQLVALQAELSPEQIAAGKQQAAELAKAIAGE, encoded by the coding sequence GTGTTGAAATCCTGCCTGACTCCTGCCTGCTGCTTGTTGTTGTCGTCTGCCATCCTGATCGCCGCGGAACCGAATGCAAAAGAGGACGCCCAGGCGAAAGCCGTGCAGCATTTTCAGGCGACTTCGGCCCGGGCTGAAGCGGGCGATGTCGATGCTCTGTACGAGCTGGCCAAACTCTATAGTAAAGGGCTGGGCGTCGCGCGGGATGAAGCGCACGCCGTGGAGCTGTTTGGCAAGGTCGCCGAGAAGAACGACGCCCGCGGTCAGAGCATGCTGGGGGTGATGTACACCAACGGCCGCGGCGTGGAGATTGATTACGCCGTCGCCCTGGGCTGGTTCCGCAAGGCGGCCGCCCAAAAGAGCGCTCATGCCCAGTACAACCTGGGCTATATGTATTCGGCCGGCAAAGGGGTCGAACGCGATCCGGTGATCGCAGCCCAGTGGTATCGCCGGGCGGCCCTGCAGAACGATACGGGCTCGCAGCGAATCCTGGCCGGCATGTACGCCTCGGGTCGCGGCATCCCGCAGGATCTGCCGCAAGCGTACGCCTGGAACGTGCTCGCCTCCGAGCGCGGCGATGCGGCCGCCCAAAAGCAGCTGGTCGCCCTGCAGGCGGAGCTTTCGCCCGAGCAGATCGCCGCCGGCAAGCAGCAGGCCGCCGAACTGGCGAAGGCGATCGCAGGAGAATAG
- a CDS encoding leucine-rich repeat domain-containing protein produces the protein MHRFLAMAFFGGVVTLAGCGGSDPAGGPSPTSGPASTDSSTTATPPTNATPDAAEGPVAAGWNQDEAITAIKGLGGNVSLSDGKVIEVNLAYCDVNNDTLDRLSGFEELQKLVLDGVGVTDDGLAKLAHLDQLRQLSLSGVPVTDDGLKYLSALPRLELLELGSNGITDQGLSELAKIVTLRHLELEQSQITDEGLAQLAPLTSLVFLDLNDVAEINGSGFAALSGLQSLEELTLSSTGLTSESLKHVAAFKNLVRLDLDLADNIDATGPQHLVGLDKLTDLLMGYCDIGDAGLEAVGKLGSLKEIDLTGVGVSDAGLAHLVDLAQLERLYLSRNSVTSAGLQSLSGLSQLKELDLSKNPEVDDAGLAALQQLPNIEIIDLKDTGVTQEGVAALQKALPKAAIGHDFVDR, from the coding sequence ATGCACCGCTTTCTCGCCATGGCGTTTTTTGGCGGCGTTGTCACTTTAGCAGGATGCGGCGGCAGCGACCCAGCCGGCGGACCCAGCCCTACCAGCGGGCCGGCTTCGACCGACTCGTCGACCACGGCGACTCCTCCGACCAACGCGACCCCTGACGCAGCGGAAGGTCCCGTTGCGGCTGGCTGGAACCAGGATGAGGCGATCACCGCCATCAAGGGACTGGGCGGGAATGTTTCGCTGTCCGACGGCAAAGTGATCGAGGTCAACCTGGCCTATTGCGACGTCAATAACGATACGCTGGATCGCCTGTCGGGTTTTGAGGAGCTGCAGAAGCTGGTGCTCGATGGGGTTGGCGTAACCGACGACGGTCTGGCCAAACTGGCGCATCTGGATCAGCTGCGTCAATTGAGCCTGAGCGGCGTGCCGGTCACCGACGACGGGCTGAAGTATCTGTCCGCCTTGCCGCGGCTGGAACTGCTGGAACTGGGTAGCAACGGCATTACCGATCAGGGGCTGAGCGAGCTGGCGAAGATTGTCACGCTGCGGCATCTGGAACTGGAGCAGTCGCAAATCACCGATGAAGGATTGGCCCAGCTGGCTCCGTTGACCTCGCTGGTGTTCCTGGACCTGAACGATGTCGCCGAGATTAACGGCTCGGGCTTCGCCGCGCTATCTGGCCTGCAGTCGCTGGAAGAGCTGACGTTGAGCAGCACGGGACTGACTTCGGAAAGCCTGAAGCATGTGGCCGCCTTCAAGAATCTGGTGCGGCTGGACCTGGATCTGGCCGACAATATCGACGCGACTGGCCCGCAGCATCTGGTCGGTCTGGACAAGCTGACCGATCTCCTGATGGGCTACTGCGACATCGGCGACGCGGGTCTGGAAGCGGTCGGCAAGCTCGGCAGCCTGAAAGAGATCGATCTGACAGGCGTCGGCGTCAGCGACGCGGGCCTGGCGCATCTGGTCGACCTTGCCCAGCTGGAACGCTTGTACCTGTCGCGAAATTCCGTTACTTCGGCCGGCCTGCAGAGCCTGTCGGGTCTGTCCCAGCTTAAAGAACTGGATCTGTCGAAGAATCCGGAAGTCGACGACGCCGGTCTGGCCGCCCTGCAGCAGCTGCCGAACATTGAAATCATTGACCTGAAAGATACGGGCGTCACCCAGGAAGGCGTCGCAGCGTTGCAAAAAGCACTGCCCAAAGCGGCGATCGGTCACGACTTCGTCGATCGTTAA
- a CDS encoding cold-shock protein, with product MPQGKIKRLVADRGFGFIEGDGGDLFFHHSEVQGTSFEELHEGQMVDYVVGRGKKGPCATEVKVA from the coding sequence ATGCCTCAAGGCAAAATCAAGAGACTGGTCGCCGATCGCGGATTTGGATTCATCGAAGGCGACGGCGGCGATTTGTTCTTCCATCACAGCGAAGTTCAAGGGACGTCCTTTGAAGAGCTGCACGAAGGACAGATGGTCGACTACGTGGTCGGACGCGGCAAAAAAGGCCCGTGCGCGACGGAAGTCAAGGTTGCTTAA
- the prpB gene encoding methylisocitrate lyase, with protein MAKLSPGARLRQATEESAIQAPGAPSALFGRLIERMGYEAVYLSGAAISAGVLGLPDVGLMTLPELVQQATYLTRSVKIPVIADADTGFGDTVNVERTVIELEAAGVAAIQLEDQELPKRCGHLSGKRIVETGVMCAKIRAAVAARRDPNLVIIARTDARDSLGLPEAIERSQRYLEAGADWIFPEALANRKEFEAFVAQIDAPLVANMTEFGKSPLLTADELAEMGYAVILYPVTLLRVAMKAAEAALATLGAEGTQRDLLEIMQTREELYELIDYKNFEAKDQRYFGGSK; from the coding sequence ATGGCCAAACTATCCCCCGGCGCCCGATTGCGGCAAGCCACCGAAGAATCCGCCATCCAGGCGCCTGGCGCCCCCAGCGCCCTGTTTGGCCGGCTGATTGAACGGATGGGGTACGAGGCCGTTTATCTGTCGGGCGCCGCCATTTCGGCCGGCGTGCTAGGTCTGCCCGACGTCGGCCTGATGACGCTGCCAGAGCTGGTGCAACAGGCGACCTACTTGACCCGCAGCGTCAAGATCCCCGTCATCGCCGACGCCGATACGGGCTTTGGCGATACGGTTAACGTAGAACGAACGGTGATCGAACTGGAAGCCGCCGGCGTAGCGGCGATCCAGCTGGAAGACCAGGAACTGCCCAAACGCTGCGGCCATTTATCCGGCAAACGGATTGTGGAAACCGGCGTCATGTGCGCCAAAATTCGGGCCGCCGTCGCCGCCCGGCGGGATCCGAATCTGGTGATTATCGCCCGGACCGACGCCCGCGATTCGCTTGGCCTGCCGGAAGCGATCGAGCGCAGCCAGCGTTATCTGGAAGCGGGGGCCGACTGGATCTTTCCAGAAGCGCTCGCCAACCGGAAAGAATTTGAGGCCTTCGTCGCCCAGATTGATGCGCCCCTGGTCGCCAACATGACCGAGTTCGGCAAGAGCCCGCTGCTCACCGCCGACGAGCTGGCCGAAATGGGCTATGCCGTGATTCTGTATCCGGTGACCCTGCTGCGGGTGGCGATGAAGGCAGCCGAAGCAGCCCTGGCAACGCTCGGCGCCGAAGGCACGCAGCGCGACTTGCTGGAAATCATGCAGACCCGCGAAGAGCTCTACGAGCTGATCGATTACAAGAATTTTGAAGCGAAGGATCAACGCTATTTTGGCGGCTCCAAATAG
- the lnt gene encoding apolipoprotein N-acyltransferase: MTIVKKPRSPRADSRSPSASGETVSSEQASADSPTTAAESQPAASPVPWYASVGVLGCAGSLLLWASHPPLGGSALAWVALLPWLQLIRQPQLTGRRPYLVLYGAGLLFWLMLLQFLRLPHPAGYLGWFVLSAYLAAYVPAFIGLSRVAVHSWRIPLPLAAAAVWTGLELMRAYFATGIAAFMLAHTQVAWLTLIQCADLIGGYGLSFLIVFCSSCLLSCWPQSGRRLQLRPVLASLLLLVAALGSALGYGSWRLGQNQMASTDSAPGKTASVALIQGSHDTIFGSTPEREEQAFDDYCTLTREARAAKPDLDLIIWPETMLPPVDALLDDEPQTPGDGADPPADRNRRRVQNTAFAAKGCIARWEPNRMLHSPDVKLMAGCQTLRFRDEKLTDVYNSVLLFNSSNLIEDRYFKTHRVLFGEYVPLADMFPWVYDLTPMPQGLTAGTQARAMEAGGLRWMPLICFESIQPQVVFWQQRELARQGKRPQVFVNLTNDGWFWGSSALDHHFHCNVFRAVEFRTPMVVAANTGFSGWIDGDGRVRAKGPRRESQPVYAEVQPDGRRSWYGWWGDLPASLMLLFAACCAVGGWRQRRQNRNRQA; encoded by the coding sequence ATGACGATTGTGAAGAAACCGCGGTCGCCACGCGCCGATTCCCGCTCGCCGTCCGCTTCTGGCGAGACCGTCAGCAGCGAGCAGGCTTCTGCCGATTCGCCCACGACGGCGGCGGAAAGCCAGCCGGCCGCATCTCCCGTTCCCTGGTATGCGTCGGTCGGCGTGCTGGGCTGCGCCGGCAGTCTGCTGTTATGGGCCTCGCATCCGCCGCTGGGTGGGAGCGCTCTGGCCTGGGTCGCGTTGCTGCCCTGGCTGCAGTTGATTCGCCAGCCGCAGTTGACGGGCCGTCGTCCCTATTTGGTGCTGTATGGCGCCGGGCTGCTGTTCTGGCTGATGCTGCTGCAGTTTCTGCGGCTGCCGCATCCGGCCGGTTACCTGGGCTGGTTCGTGTTGTCGGCGTACCTGGCGGCGTATGTACCGGCGTTTATTGGTCTCAGCCGGGTCGCCGTGCACAGCTGGCGGATTCCGTTGCCGCTGGCGGCGGCCGCCGTCTGGACGGGACTGGAATTGATGCGGGCGTACTTCGCCACCGGCATTGCGGCTTTCATGCTGGCGCACACGCAGGTCGCCTGGCTGACGCTGATTCAGTGCGCGGACCTGATCGGCGGTTATGGGCTGAGCTTTTTGATCGTCTTCTGCTCGTCCTGTCTGCTATCCTGCTGGCCGCAGTCGGGACGACGGCTGCAGCTGCGGCCCGTGCTGGCGAGTCTGTTGTTGCTGGTCGCCGCGCTGGGATCGGCGCTGGGTTATGGCTCCTGGCGTCTGGGGCAGAACCAGATGGCTTCGACCGATTCGGCGCCTGGGAAGACCGCTTCGGTCGCGCTGATCCAGGGATCGCACGACACGATCTTTGGCTCCACGCCGGAACGGGAAGAGCAGGCTTTTGACGACTACTGCACGCTGACGCGGGAAGCCCGTGCGGCGAAGCCGGACCTGGACCTGATCATCTGGCCGGAGACGATGCTGCCGCCGGTCGACGCCCTGCTGGACGACGAACCGCAAACGCCGGGCGACGGAGCCGACCCGCCGGCCGATCGGAACCGCAGACGGGTGCAGAACACGGCGTTCGCCGCCAAGGGGTGCATCGCTCGCTGGGAGCCGAACCGGATGCTCCATTCGCCCGACGTCAAGCTGATGGCCGGCTGCCAGACGCTCCGCTTCCGCGACGAAAAACTGACCGACGTGTACAACTCTGTGCTGCTGTTCAACAGCAGCAACCTGATCGAGGATCGCTACTTCAAAACGCATCGCGTGCTGTTCGGCGAATACGTGCCGCTGGCCGACATGTTTCCCTGGGTCTACGACCTGACGCCAATGCCGCAGGGATTAACCGCCGGGACCCAGGCCCGGGCGATGGAGGCGGGCGGCCTGCGCTGGATGCCGCTGATCTGTTTTGAGAGCATCCAGCCGCAGGTGGTGTTCTGGCAGCAGCGGGAGCTGGCGCGGCAAGGGAAGCGGCCGCAGGTGTTCGTCAATCTGACCAACGATGGCTGGTTCTGGGGCTCGAGCGCGCTCGATCACCACTTCCATTGCAACGTGTTCCGTGCGGTTGAGTTCCGCACGCCGATGGTGGTGGCGGCCAACACGGGATTCTCCGGCTGGATCGATGGCGACGGCCGGGTGCGGGCGAAAGGTCCGCGCAGAGAGAGCCAGCCCGTATATGCCGAAGTACAGCCTGATGGGCGGCGGAGCTGGTATGGCTGGTGGGGCGATCTGCCCGCCAGCCTGATGCTCCTTTTTGCCGCCTGTTGTGCAGTGGGAGGATGGCGTCAGCGACGCCAGAACCGAAACAGGCAAGCGTAG
- a CDS encoding transcriptional regulator — protein MIPAGQPEMNPTEELPKDMHDLSLAIAALPISQRILIEPILERVLESTKRRRRILSLVQEALSQLRLDMKYLMFDLEATRRERDSLREPEGE, from the coding sequence ATGATCCCTGCCGGCCAGCCCGAGATGAACCCCACCGAAGAGCTCCCCAAAGACATGCACGATCTGAGTCTGGCGATTGCCGCCTTGCCCATTTCGCAGCGCATCCTGATCGAACCGATTCTGGAGCGGGTGCTGGAAAGCACCAAACGCCGGCGTCGGATTCTCTCCCTGGTGCAGGAAGCGTTGAGCCAGCTCCGGCTCGACATGAAGTATCTGATGTTCGATCTGGAAGCGACCCGACGCGAACGCGATTCCTTGCGTGAACCCGAAGGCGAATAG
- a CDS encoding peroxiredoxin family protein yields MTQQWQEWTRWTTRILGGGALLAAATVCSMALEPSALKSTATPPLAGEAAPDFELAAHAGSQEGQVKLSESLKKGPVVLLVLRGYPGYQCPLCTRQVGSFLAKADRFRQLGATVLFVYPGPSGQLDQRAGEFLKGIELPAPFTLLLDPDYQFTNAYGLRWNAPRETAYPATFVIAADGKVSYALVSKTHGGRSDVDAVLKALATR; encoded by the coding sequence ATGACACAGCAATGGCAAGAGTGGACGCGATGGACGACCCGGATCCTGGGCGGCGGAGCGTTGCTGGCGGCGGCGACCGTCTGCTCGATGGCCCTGGAGCCCTCCGCCCTGAAGTCGACGGCCACCCCGCCGCTGGCTGGCGAAGCGGCGCCGGACTTTGAGCTGGCAGCCCACGCCGGATCCCAGGAGGGACAGGTCAAACTGAGCGAGTCGCTGAAAAAAGGCCCCGTCGTGCTGCTGGTGCTGCGCGGCTATCCGGGCTACCAGTGCCCGCTGTGCACTCGACAGGTCGGCAGCTTCCTGGCAAAGGCGGACCGTTTCCGGCAGCTGGGGGCGACCGTGCTGTTTGTCTATCCGGGACCGTCCGGACAGCTGGATCAACGAGCCGGAGAGTTCCTCAAAGGGATCGAACTGCCGGCCCCCTTTACGCTGCTGCTGGATCCGGACTACCAGTTCACCAATGCGTATGGACTGCGCTGGAACGCCCCGCGTGAAACGGCTTACCCGGCGACCTTTGTGATCGCCGCCGACGGCAAAGTCAGCTACGCCCTGGTCAGCAAAACGCACGGCGGCCGTTCCGATGTCGACGCAGTGCTCAAAGCGCTTGCTACCAGGTAA